A genome region from Myxococcota bacterium includes the following:
- the ttcA gene encoding tRNA 2-thiocytidine(32) synthetase TtcA, with product MKAPHLEHWQGFAISDYQHDRARKLMRSMVRTICDYDLVKEGDHIMVAVSGGKDSYTLADFLWQAKKKAPFEFNMTVVHLDQMQPGYDGAPLREWLERSGIPFEIVQKDTYSIVVDKTKEGGTYCSLCSRLRRGILYTAAERLGCNKIALGHHRDDALETLLLNLFYAGKLQAMPASYVTDDGRFEVIRPLIECAENDIAWHAKRSEYPILPCNLCGAQEGLKREAMSELLSQLDKQIPDVRSVMLSAIKNVQPSHLLDRTIKGTPRVKKGLPVVE from the coding sequence TTGAAAGCCCCACATTTAGAACACTGGCAAGGTTTTGCCATCAGCGATTATCAACACGACCGCGCCCGCAAACTGATGCGCTCCATGGTGCGGACCATTTGCGATTATGATTTAGTCAAAGAAGGCGATCATATTATGGTGGCCGTGTCGGGCGGCAAAGACAGCTACACATTAGCCGACTTTCTATGGCAAGCTAAAAAGAAGGCGCCATTTGAGTTCAATATGACCGTTGTGCATTTAGACCAAATGCAGCCGGGTTATGATGGCGCGCCTTTGCGGGAATGGCTAGAACGCTCTGGCATTCCCTTTGAAATCGTTCAAAAAGATACTTATTCTATTGTGGTTGATAAAACCAAAGAGGGCGGAACTTACTGCTCTTTGTGCTCGCGCTTGCGTCGGGGCATATTATATACGGCAGCTGAGCGATTAGGGTGCAATAAAATAGCGCTCGGTCATCATCGCGATGACGCTTTGGAAACGTTGCTGTTAAATCTATTTTACGCAGGCAAATTGCAGGCCATGCCTGCAAGCTATGTGACCGATGACGGGCGGTTTGAAGTGATTAGGCCCCTGATAGAGTGCGCAGAAAACGACATTGCTTGGCATGCTAAACGGAGCGAGTACCCAATTTTGCCCTGCAATCTTTGTGGCGCGCAGGAAGGTTTAAAGCGCGAAGCCATGAGTGAGCTGCTTAGTCAGCTGGACAAGCAAATCCCGGATGTTCGAAGTGTGATGCTGAGCGCCATTAAGAATGTTCAGCCCTCACATTTGCTCGATAGAACCATTAAGGGGACACCTCGGGTGAAGAAAGGCTTGCCAGTCGTTGAGTAA